DNA from bacterium:
GCGGCGCCGCGCGCAACATCCCCGAGGAGCAGCCGCCGCAGCGCCGTGACGTGAACTACCTCGCCTACTACAGCTACCTGCAGGCCAGCCGCGAGCTGCGGGAGGGCCGGCTGCCCGAGGCCGAGCGCCTGTTGAAGGAGGCGATCGCCAAGGACCCCGGCTCCGCGTTCCTCCACGTCGAGCTGGCCGAGGTGGTCTCGCGGCTCGGCCGCACGGACGAGGCGCTGGGGCTGGCGCGCAAGGCGGTGGCCCTCGACCCCACCAACGTCGACGCCTACCTCCTCCTGGCCGACCTGGCGTCGGCGCAGCGCAAGAAGGACGAGGCGATCGCCGTGTACCGCAAGGTGATCGAGCTGGACGCCAAGCGCGAGGACGCGTACCTGCAGCTCGCGAACCTCCTGGCCGACGCCGGCCGCAAGCCCGAGGCCTCGGAGGTCCTCGGGCGTCTCGTCGGGCAGCTCCCCGGGAGCTACCTCGGCTACTACCAGCTCGGGCGGCTCCAGAGCGAGGGCAAGGAGTTCGAGGCCGCCGAGGGCAGCCTGAAGAAGGCGCTCGTGATCAACCCGGAGTTCGTCGCGGGGGAGAAGTACCTGGGCATTCTCTACGACCACTGGGGCCGGCCCGCGGACGCGCTTGCGGCATACCGCAGGCTGCTGGAGATGAATCCCCACGACACGGAGATCCGCCTGCGCGTCGGCGAGATCCACCTGCAGCGGCGCGAGTGGGCGCAGGCGCTCGAGCAGTACCAGGCGCTGCTGGTGTTCGAGCCGGGGAACCTGCTGGTGCGGACGAAGGTCGGCATCGTGCAGCTGCAGCAGGGCGCGCTCGAGGAGGCGGCGAAGACGCTGCTCGGGGTGCTCGCGCAGGAGCCCGGGAACACCCGGGTGCGCAGCATCCTCGCCCTCGTCTACGAGGAGCAGGGCCGGCTGGAGGACGCGGCGCGCGAGCTGCACGCCGTGCTGGACATGGAGCCGGACGCCGTCGACGACCGGATGCGCCTCGGCATCGTCTACCGCCGCCTCAAGCGCCACGCGGAGGCCCTGGCGCAGTTCGAGAAGATCGTCGAGCTGGCGCCGAAGACCGCGCAGGCCTACGTGCAGATCGCGCTGACGCACGATGACGCCGGCGACATGGCCGCCGCCGAGAAGACGGTCGCGCGCGGGCTCGAGGCGGTGCCCGGCGACGGCGATCTGCTCTTCCAGAAGGGGGTCTACCTCGAGAAGCGCAAGGACATCCCGGCGGCCGTGGCGGCCTTCCGCGAGGCGATCAAGGCCGACCCGCGCAACGCCAACGCGTACAACTACCTCGGCTACCTCTTCGCGGAGCGCGGCGAGAACCTCGACGAGGCGGTCTCGCTCATCCAGCGCGCGGTCGACCTGGCGCCGGACAACGGCTACTACGTCGACAGCCTCGGGTGGGCCTACTACCAGAAGGGGATGCTCGCCGAGGCGATGGCGCAGATGGAGCGGGCGGCCTCGCTGGTCAGCGACGACCCCGTGATCCTCGAGCACCTCGGGGACGTCTACTCGAAGGCGGGGCGGAGCGCGGAGGCGGCTGAGGCCTGGCGCAAGGCGCTTGCGATCACCCCGGACAACGCGGCGCTCAAGAGGAAGATCGACGATGCAAAGTAGCCTGAGTCGGGGGCTGGCCGTGGCGGCCGCCCTGTGTGTCCTCGCGGCCGGATGCGCCGGTCAGAAGCCGGCCGCAGGCCCGGAGCAGAGCCCCGCGGAGGTCTACGCGCGCCTGCTCGGGCCCAACCAGGGGCTCAGCACCATGCGGGCGGTGGTGGAGGCGCAGCTGAGTTATGCCGGCCGGCGCATCTCCCTGCCCGGGGTGCTGCTGCTCGACAGCCTCGGGGGCTTCCGGCTGGACCTGCTCGATCCGCTCGACCGTCCGGTCGCCATGATCTACAGCGAGGGCGGCCGCATCGTCCAGTATCGACCGGGGACGGGGGTCGCGGCCTCGCTGGGCGTCTTCCCGGGCGACTGCCGCGGCGTCGTGCCCGAGGACTGGGTCGCCGCGGTCCTGGCCTCCAGCTCGGGTCCGCCAGCGGGGGAGAGCCTCGCGATCAGGTCGTTCTGGCGTGATCGCGTCCTCGAGCGGCGGCGCGACGGCGCGCTGCGCGAGAGCGTGCGGTTCCGCGAGGAGGCCGGCGGACCGACGCCGCGAACCTACCTCTGGTATTGCGGCGAGGAGGACCCGGTGTTGCAGATGCAGGTGCGCGGCTCGGCCGAGGCGGCGGGCCGCCGGATGCCCGGGGCCTTCGAGGTGAGCTACCTGAAGGCGGGGCTCACCGTGTCATTGCAGCTCCGCGAGGTCGAGTCCAACCCGTCGCTCGCCAGCACGCCAGTGCGGCCCCGGTTGGCCGACGGGACCAACTGGACGTCCTGGCGGCTGCCGTAGCCCGCGCAACGGCCCATGACCGGCGGGGAGGTCCGCATCCTCGCGCCGGCCAAGATCAACCTCGGCC
Protein-coding regions in this window:
- a CDS encoding tetratricopeptide repeat protein, producing MSVRRVLPGAVRACAVALLVLAQAACGAARNIPEEQPPQRRDVNYLAYYSYLQASRELREGRLPEAERLLKEAIAKDPGSAFLHVELAEVVSRLGRTDEALGLARKAVALDPTNVDAYLLLADLASAQRKKDEAIAVYRKVIELDAKREDAYLQLANLLADAGRKPEASEVLGRLVGQLPGSYLGYYQLGRLQSEGKEFEAAEGSLKKALVINPEFVAGEKYLGILYDHWGRPADALAAYRRLLEMNPHDTEIRLRVGEIHLQRREWAQALEQYQALLVFEPGNLLVRTKVGIVQLQQGALEEAAKTLLGVLAQEPGNTRVRSILALVYEEQGRLEDAARELHAVLDMEPDAVDDRMRLGIVYRRLKRHAEALAQFEKIVELAPKTAQAYVQIALTHDDAGDMAAAEKTVARGLEAVPGDGDLLFQKGVYLEKRKDIPAAVAAFREAIKADPRNANAYNYLGYLFAERGENLDEAVSLIQRAVDLAPDNGYYVDSLGWAYYQKGMLAEAMAQMERAASLVSDDPVILEHLGDVYSKAGRSAEAAEAWRKALAITPDNAALKRKIDDAK